The nucleotide sequence AGGCTTCTGGTGAGATTGATGAAGAAGATTTCATGCATAGAGCAGAACTGCTTTGTTCATTAGGTCAAACGGTTATGATTTCCAACTTTAAGGAATATTATCGCCTGGTGGAATATCTAAACAATTATACTAAAGAGCGCATAGGTCTAGTCATGGGGACCAATAACCTCATTGATATATTTGACACACAATACTACAACCACTTGAGTGGTGGTATTCTCGAGGCCTTCGGGAAGCTGTTTTTCAAAGACTTGCGTGTTTATCTGTATCCTATGCAGGATGCAGAGACTGGCGAACTTACCACCAGCGAGAACCTCAAAGTACATCCACGTATGAAGGAACTCTACAAGTTCTTCAAATACAATGGTCGCGTTATCGACATTGAAGATTTTGACCCAACCATAGGTCACATCTACTCTCGCGAGGTACTGCGCATGATCGAGTCTGGCGAAGACGGCTGGCAAGAAATGTTACCAGAAGGAATTCCAGAATTGATAGATGAAGGTAACTTCTTCGGTTGCAATAAAAATTGTGAGGCCCAAGTCGATCAGGATCTATAAGATCTGATCGGTATGTTCTTTGGTTTTTACTTTTGAAATTACATCCTCAATCACACCGTTTTCATCAATGACAAAGGTGGTGCGGTGAATCCCATCATATTCCTTTCCCATAAACTTTTTTGGACCCCAAACTTGGTACGCATTAAGTAGTTTGTGGTCTTCATCAGCTAACAAATCATAGGGCAATTCATATTTTTCCTTGAAATTGGATTGACGCTTTGGACTATCGGCGCTGGCACCTAGTATTTCGTATCCGCTTTCGCGAAAGCGAGATACATTATCTCTTAAATTGCAAGCTTCAGCAGTACATCCTGGCGTACTGGCTTTAGGGTAAAAGAATAACACGAGTTTTTTGCCCTTGAAATCAGAAAGTGATACGATGTCACCATCTTGATTGGGAATTGAAAAATCAGGAGCTTTGTCGCCAGCTTTGAGAGTTGTCATAATGAAGTTTTTAAAACATAAAGATAGTAATGAATAAGCAGGAAAAAGTAGATTTTGTCATCCAAACCTTGGAAGAGTTGTATCCAGAAATTCCCGTGCCGCTGGATCACAAAGATCCGTACACACTTTTGATTGCTGTTTTAATGAGCGCACAAAGTACAGATGTACGCGTCAATCAAATTACACCTTTGTTGTTTGAAAGAGCTGATAATCCGTATGATATGATCAGATTATCAGTGGAAGAGATCAGAGAAATCATCAAGCCTGTTGGGCTGTCACCCATGAAGGCCAAAGGTATATATGGTTTAAGTCATATTTTGATTGACAAACACAACGGTCTGGTGCCACAAACTTATGAGGAACTGGAAGAACTTCCTGCAGTAGGTCACAAGACGGCAGCGGTTGTGTTGTCTCAAGCCTACGGTATCCCAGCATTTCCTGTGGATACCCACATTCATAGATTGATGTATCGATGGAATCTGACCAGCGGTAAAAATGTGGTGCAAACAGAAAAAGACGCCAAGCGTCTATTCCCTAAAGAAAAATGGAATGATCTACACTTGCAAATTATATGGTACGGCCGTCAATACAGTCCTGCGCGTGGCTGGAATCTTGATGAAGATATCATCACAAAAACAATAGGTAGAAAAACGGTTCTTGCAGAGTATTATAAAAAGAAAACCCGTCTAGGCTAGGCATAGACGGGTCAAGCAAATCTAAAACAAAACTTAGTTGTTGAGTGTTTCAAAAGTCATATTATTAATTTTTACGACACTCAGTGCTTTTGAAAAGGATAAGATCCTTTGAATGGTTTCTGGCCGTGGCCCTGATGATTTCAATGATTCTGGAGATGTTTGATTGTAAAGTTTTGGCATGTGAATTATTTATTGATTTATCACAAAACGCAAAAAACTAAGCAATATTATATCCAGAAAAGATTATTGTGTTAAAACGATATTGTGTTTATCAATTACTTTACGCAGATTGATCAAAGCATAACGCATTCTTCCCAAGGCTGTGTTGATACTAACATCTGTAGTTTCTGCGATCTCTTTAAAAGACATCTCTTTATAAATACGCATGAGTAGGACTTCCTTTTGGTCTTCAGGAAGTTCGTCAATCAACCTTTTGACATCGCTGTGCACTTGATCTGTAATCAACGCAGATTCAATACTGTCCTCACCATCACTGATGACATCAAAAATATCAAAGTCGTTACGGGATTGAAACTTAGGCATACGCTTGTTCCTACGGAAATGATCGATAACAAGGTTGTGTGCAATTCTCATTACCCAAGGTAAAAATTTACCTTCTTCATTATACTTGCCACGTTTAAGCGTGCGAATGACTTTGATAAAGGTATCTTGGAAAATATCTTCAGTAATATCTCTGTCCAATACTTTGGAGAAGATAAAACCGTGAATTCTTTGTTGATGTCTTTTGATGAGGATTTCTAGAGAAGATTCCTGACCACTCATGTACTGTTTTACCAGTACCGCATCACTTGCGTCTTTGAAGTTCATACAATAACAACTAACGATCTTTTTCAAATGGAAACCGATCTGTTTTAAAGTAGTTTTATTGTATACGCAGTGTTTAAATTTTGTTAACGGGTTAAAGATAACAACATTTGTTCCAAACTAACAAAATTTGTCTTTACAATTTAACATATTAATGATTCGATAGAATCCATTATCGTTGAACCGCTTGTTATCTTTGTGTTTATGGCAGAAAAGATCATCTTCGATAATATAGATTCCCTTAGTCCCAAAAAGAATATTTTAGTTAAGGGCGCTGAGTTACACAACCTTAAAAAGCTCAATGCGGTCATTCCCAGAAACGAAATGGTCGTGATTACTGGGCTTTCTGGTAGTGGAAAATCTTCGCTAGCATTTGACACCTTATATGCCGAAGGACAGCGACGATATGTCGAGAGCCTTTCCTCCTATGCGCGTCAGTTTTTGGGCAGATTGAACAAACCCAAAGTAGAATACATCAAAGGTATCGCGCCTGCCATAGCCATTGAGCAAAAAGTCAATTCCACCAACCCTAGAAGTACTGTAGGAACAACGACTGAGATCTACGATTATCTCAAGTTATTATTTGCACGTATAGGCCGCACCTACTCGCCTATCTCGGGAAATGAAGTGAAAAAGGACACGGTTACAGATGTCATCAATTACATTAAAAAAGAGGAAGACGGAACCAAGTTATTACTGACCACTCGACTCATTGTAAAGGGTAAACGTGATATACCGCAACAACTTGCGGTTTTATTACAACAGGGATTTACACGTATCAAAGTCAATGATGAAGTACATCGTATAGATGAAAATGATCTTAACTTTTCAAGTAAGGATAAAGTGTTTATCGTCATCGATAGGATTATCAAACGCGATGATGAAGATTTTTATAATCGTCTTGCAGATGCTGTAGACACTGCCTTTTTTGAAGGTAAAGGTGTTGCCTATGTAGAACATCTCGACGGTTCTTCGACTCGAGAATTTACAAACAAGTTCGAGCTGGATGGCATGGAATTTTTAGAGCCTAATCCTAACTTGTTCAGTTTTAATAATCCTTATGGTGCGTGTCCCAAATGTGAAGGTTATGGCGATGTGATAGGTATCGATGAAGATCTGGTGA is from Nonlabens sp. YIK11 and encodes:
- a CDS encoding endonuclease III domain-containing protein; amino-acid sequence: MNKQEKVDFVIQTLEELYPEIPVPLDHKDPYTLLIAVLMSAQSTDVRVNQITPLLFERADNPYDMIRLSVEEIREIIKPVGLSPMKAKGIYGLSHILIDKHNGLVPQTYEELEELPAVGHKTAAVVLSQAYGIPAFPVDTHIHRLMYRWNLTSGKNVVQTEKDAKRLFPKEKWNDLHLQIIWYGRQYSPARGWNLDEDIITKTIGRKTVLAEYYKKKTRLG
- the bcp gene encoding thioredoxin-dependent thiol peroxidase — its product is MTTLKAGDKAPDFSIPNQDGDIVSLSDFKGKKLVLFFYPKASTPGCTAEACNLRDNVSRFRESGYEILGASADSPKRQSNFKEKYELPYDLLADEDHKLLNAYQVWGPKKFMGKEYDGIHRTTFVIDENGVIEDVISKVKTKEHTDQIL
- a CDS encoding RNA polymerase sigma factor, translating into MNFKDASDAVLVKQYMSGQESSLEILIKRHQQRIHGFIFSKVLDRDITEDIFQDTFIKVIRTLKRGKYNEEGKFLPWVMRIAHNLVIDHFRRNKRMPKFQSRNDFDIFDVISDGEDSIESALITDQVHSDVKRLIDELPEDQKEVLLMRIYKEMSFKEIAETTDVSINTALGRMRYALINLRKVIDKHNIVLTQ